In the Arachis ipaensis cultivar K30076 chromosome B10, Araip1.1, whole genome shotgun sequence genome, one interval contains:
- the LOC107624420 gene encoding spermidine coumaroyl-CoA acyltransferase has product MEEAASNTIKISQRTLVFPSRTPFSQNHALPLSPLDNDPNLRLTFRYLRLYISSHPDPYALISSSLSQALFHYYPLAGTLRYRLHDNRLENWCAAGQGVPLILATAADITLESVNYLDDPDFSFIEQLVPDPGPDEGMEHPCILQITVFGCGGFTLGAAMHHALNDGMGGSLFFNAVAELARGSSRISVEPVWNREVLLGARNPPRVESALVGEFLSLKKGVLPYQADAGDVVRECFHVQEESLEAFRRSLFEQSGLKFTTFEVLAAYVWRSKVRASEMKDNEKVKLAYSVNIRKVVKPTLPDGYWGNGCVPMYVEVSVKDLIERPIWETAELIKKSKSNVSDEYVRSFIDFQAKHYGDGITAGKGVTGFTDWRHLGHSSVDFGSGGPVTVLPLGRNLLGSVHPCFFLPYSTATKKKGFKVLVTLPQPALPVFREDMHVFSP; this is encoded by the exons ATGGAAGAAGCTGCTTCAAACACCATCAAAATCTCCCAACGCACTCTCGTCTTCCCTTCTCGCACTCCCTTCTCCCAAAACCACGCCCTCCCTCTCTCCCCCCTCGACAACGACCCCAACCTCCGCCTCACTTTCCGCTACCTCCGCCTCTACATTTCCTCCCACCCCGACCCCTACGCCCTCATCTCCTCCTCCCTCTCCCAAGCTCTTTTTCACTACTACCCACTCGCCGGCACGCTTCGCTACCGTCTACATGACAACCGCCTCGAGAACTGGTGCGCTGCCGGTCAGGGAGTTCCCCTCATTCTTGCCACCGCCGCAGACATCACCCTCGAATCGGTAAACTACCTCGACGACCCGGATTTCAGCTTCATTGAGCAGTTAGTACCCGATCCGGGACCCGATGAGGGGATGGAGCACCCCTGCATACTCCAAATAACGGTGTTTGGGTGCGGTGGGTTCACGCTGGGTGCTGCCATGCACCACGCGCTTAACGACGGTATGGGCGGGAGCTTGTTCTTTAATGCGGTGGCCGAGTTGGCTCGCGGGTCGAGTCGGATATCGGTTGAACCGGTTTGGAACCGTGAGGTATTGTTGGGAGCGAGGAACCCGCCCCGGGTGGAGTCAGCGTTGGTAGGAGAGTTTCTGAGTTTGAAGAAGGGGGTTTTGCCGTACCAAGCGGACGCCGGTGATGTTGTGAGGGAGTGCTTCCACGTTCAGGAGGAGTCCTTGGAAGCGTTCAGGAGATCACTGTTTGAACAATCCGGTCTCAAATTCACCACTTTTGAGGTTCTTGCTGCTTACGTTTGGAGGTCCAA GGTTAGGGCGTCGGAAATGAAGGACAATGAGAAGGTTAAGTTGGCATACTCGGTTAACATACGAAAAGTGGTAAAGCCAACACTGCCAGATGGGTATTGGGGTAACGGTTGCGTTCCAATGTATGTTGAGGTGAGTGTGAAGGATTTAATAGAGAGGCCCATTTGGGAAACAGCGGAGCTAATCAAGAAGAGCAAGAGCAACGTGAGTGATGAGTATGTTCGGTCATTCATCGATTTTCAGGCAAAGCATTATGGGGATGGGATCACGGCAGGGAAAGGGGTTACTGGGTTCACCGATTGGAGACACTTGGGCCACTCGTCTGTGGACTTTGGATCCGGAGGCCCAGTTACTGTTTTGCCACTTGGCAGGAACCTCCTTGGAAGTGTTCACCCTTGCTTCTTCTTGCCTTATTCAACTGCCACTAAGAAGAAGGGTTTCAAGGTTTTGGTCACTCTGCCTCAACCCGCTTTGCCTGTTTTTCGAGAGGATATGCACGTTTTTTCCCCCTAG
- the LOC107619960 gene encoding uncharacterized protein LOC107619960, translated as MVGVAQRFFFIVIEKVSLSRPVTSIYQNLLVIMNGKEKMKEKLENYSPTAIALLIGELTATAGAAIKNALSREACPSTTALLDDIMEELRYGGNNTIGVLGPDLRLNANLVEKVARRVENEGLFDAVVVTTVSNKPNYRKIQDEIARSLGLRFDGENTGTGVAKKGIRWLPKVFGSRNDKLNDDEIESRARRLRPRMLAEEKILVILRDVCSNGLDLDKVGIPYGIYHTGCKLLLTSASEDVLSNHMSAQRIFTL; from the exons ATGGTGGGTGTGGCTCAACGTTTTTTCTTTATTGTTATAGAGAAGGTCTCTCTATCCAGGCCAGTTACAAG TATATACCAAAACTTATTGGTAATAATGAACGGTAAAGAAAAGATGAAAGAGAAATTGGAGAATTATTCTCCAACAGCAATAGCATTGCTGATAGGAGAATTGACAGCAACGGCAGGAGCAGCTATAAAAAATGCGCTATCTCGTGAAGCATGTCCATCTACTACTGCACTATTAGATGACATCATGGAGGAGCTAAGATATGGCGGCAACAACACCATTGGGGTGTTGGGACCCGATTTGCGTCTAAATGCGAATCTTGTAGAAAAAGTTGCAAGAAGGGTGGAAAATGAAGGGTTGTTTGACGCAGTTGTCGTGACAACTGTATCAAACAAGCCCAATTACAGAAAGATTCAAGACGAAATTGCTAGATCCCTGGGATTGAGATTTGATGGTGAGAATACCGGTACCGGTGTGGCTAAAAAAGGCATAAGATGGCTTCCTAAGGTATTTGGTTCAAGAAATGATAAGTTGAATGATGATGAGATTGAAAGTAGAGCAAGAAGATTACGTCCGAGGATGTTGGCAGAGGAGAAGATTCTTGTGATATTGCGTGATGTTTGCAGCAATGGTCTTGATTTGGACAAAGTAGGAATACCTTATGGAATATATCACACAGGATGCAAGTTGTTGCTTACTTCTGCTAGTGAGGATGTGCTATCCAACCACATGAGTGCTCAGAGGATTTTCACCCTCTGA